From a single Lytechinus variegatus isolate NC3 chromosome 9, Lvar_3.0, whole genome shotgun sequence genomic region:
- the LOC121421239 gene encoding uncharacterized protein LOC121421239, whose protein sequence is MGVNGFTEESFSALKIKADQAKEKGNVYDLIHTVEFASFDVVNQQSGSCLGRFLSLLPRLTKLIVFHCSFHDDFYREIAERALSSQIHTVKFDCLDVVYQQSGSCFLGRFFSLLPRLTDLTISSFFHDDFYREIAERALSSQIHTVKFDFLFVVNQQSGSCYLGRFLSLLPRLTVLTIRCCCFHGDFYREIAERASSSQIHTVDLDRLYVVNQQLGSCCLGRFLSLLPRLTHLTISCCSFHDDFYREIAERTSSSQIHTLFLGFQEDPHGPLSSSACKHLARFICCLPRLTTLTIACNEELLDDFFIDFASMAASSKIHTLVLGFQEDPHRPLSSSACKHLARFICCLPRLANLTITDIYGQLDDFFIDFASMAASSKSPYFMERKHIPLLDKYWPRWRELQSRAESSSSAVSTNHSEVEPSQHQGHPLD, encoded by the exons ATGGGAGTGAACGGATTCACGGAGGAATCATTCTCTGCATTGAAGATCAAGGCAGACCAAGCCAAGGAGAAGGGAAACGTTTATGATTTA ATTCACACTGTAGAGTTCGCCAGTTTTGACGTTGTGAATCAGCAATCAGGATCATGTCTTGGGAGGTTTCTCTCTCTACTCCCTCGTCTTACAAAACTGATTGTCTTCCACTGTTCCTTTCATGATGATTTCTACAGAGAGATTGCTGAACGTGCTTTGTCATCTCAG ATTCACACTGTAAAGTTCGACTGTTTGGACGTTGTGTATCAGCAATCAGGATCATGTTTTCTTGGGAGGTTTTTCTCTCTACTCCCTCGTCTTACAGACCTGACAATCTCCTCTTTCTTTCATGATGATTTCTACAGAGAGATCGCTGAGCGTGCTTTGTCATCTCAG ATTCACACTGTAAAGTTCGACTTTTTGTTCGTTGTGAATCAGCAATCAGGATCATGTTATCTTGGGAGGTTTCTCTCTCTACTCCCTCGTCTTACAGTCCTGACGATCCGCTGCTGTTGCTTTCATGGTGATTTCTACAGAGAGATCGCTGAACGTGCTTCGTCATCTCAG ATTCACACTGTAGATTTGGACCGTTTGTACGTTGTGAATCAGCAATTAGGATCATGTTGTCTTGGGAGGTTTCTCTCTCTACTTCCTCGTCTTACACACCTGACGATCTCCTGCTGTTCCTTTCATGATGATTTCTACAGAGAGATTGCTGAACGTACTTCGTCATCTCAG ATCCATACATTATTTCTCGGCTTTCAAGAGGATCCGCATGGACCTCTGAGTTCATCTGCATGTAAGCATCTAGCCAGATTTATCTGCTGTCTACCCCGTCTTACAACCCTCACGATCGCTTGCAATGAGGAGCTacttgatgatttcttcattgattTTGCTTCCATGGCAGCATCATCAAAG ATCCATACATTAGTTCTCGGCTTTCAAGAGGATCCGCATAGACCTCTGAGTTCATCTGCATGTAAGCATCTAGCCAGATTTATCTGCTGTCTACCCCGTCTTGCAAACCTCACGATCACTGACATTTACGGGCAacttgatgatttcttcattgattTTGCTTCCATGGCAGCATCATCAAAG AGTCCTTACTTCATGGAAAGGAAACACATCCCTTTATTAGATAAGTACTGGCCAAGATGGAGAGAGCTTCAATCGCGCGCTGAAAGTAGTTCATCCGCTGTTTCTACTAACCATTCTGAAGTTGAGCCATCGCAGCACCAAGGACATCCTCTGGACTAA